In Plantibacter sp. PA-3-X8, one DNA window encodes the following:
- a CDS encoding Gfo/Idh/MocA family protein, with amino-acid sequence MTTTRERYALIGTGHRSQMYLDAIVGPHADVAELVAWSDSNPGRLDHYEAVLAEQGVALPARYGPDDVERLIAEQRVDRVIVTTPDFTHAEIVSRALLAGADVVVEKPLTIDREGVERIAAAVAESGRNVVTTFNYRYSPRNSELRRIVQDGGIGRVTSVHFEWVLDTVHGADYFRRWHREKEHSGGLLIHKASHHFDLVNWWIGARPASVYATGGLRFYGDANAAERGLAGRPGRGSVPDDAEAAARGRSNDPFALDLRDDPRLESLYLRAEQHDGYLRDRDVFSPGIDIEDNLSVLVEYDGGASLSYSLNAHAPWEGYRVAINGTEGRVELEVVERAAVLVGADGRVVLDPSLSGDGETADGAASVAPVRSRGERLVLQRHWEEAREIEIPQGVGGHGGGDAFLLRHLFDRVTEDELGRPAGYDDGVRAISVGIAGNESLLTGRPVATIAP; translated from the coding sequence ATGACCACGACCCGCGAACGCTACGCCCTCATCGGCACCGGACACCGCTCGCAGATGTACCTCGACGCCATCGTCGGCCCGCACGCCGACGTCGCCGAGCTCGTCGCCTGGAGCGACAGCAACCCCGGCCGGCTCGACCACTACGAGGCGGTCCTCGCCGAGCAGGGTGTCGCGCTGCCGGCCCGATACGGCCCTGACGACGTCGAGCGGCTCATCGCCGAGCAGCGCGTCGACCGGGTGATCGTGACGACCCCCGACTTCACGCACGCCGAGATCGTCTCACGCGCGCTCCTCGCCGGTGCCGACGTCGTCGTCGAGAAGCCGCTCACCATCGACCGGGAGGGCGTGGAGCGCATTGCAGCGGCCGTCGCCGAGAGCGGCCGGAACGTCGTGACGACCTTCAACTACCGCTACAGCCCGCGGAACTCGGAGCTGCGCCGCATCGTGCAGGACGGTGGGATCGGACGGGTGACGAGCGTGCACTTCGAGTGGGTGCTCGACACCGTGCACGGCGCCGACTACTTCCGTCGCTGGCACCGCGAGAAGGAGCACTCCGGCGGGCTCCTCATCCACAAGGCGTCGCACCACTTCGACCTCGTCAACTGGTGGATCGGGGCTCGGCCGGCCTCCGTCTACGCCACCGGAGGACTCCGCTTCTACGGTGACGCCAACGCGGCCGAGCGCGGGCTCGCGGGGCGTCCCGGGCGTGGATCGGTGCCGGACGACGCCGAGGCGGCGGCTCGCGGGCGCTCGAACGACCCGTTCGCCCTCGACCTCCGTGACGACCCGCGGCTCGAGTCGCTCTACCTGCGGGCCGAGCAGCACGACGGGTACCTGCGCGACCGCGACGTCTTCTCGCCCGGGATCGACATCGAGGACAACCTGTCCGTCCTCGTCGAGTACGACGGCGGCGCCTCGCTCAGCTACTCCCTGAACGCCCACGCACCGTGGGAGGGGTATCGCGTCGCCATCAACGGGACGGAGGGCAGGGTCGAGCTCGAGGTCGTGGAGCGCGCCGCCGTGCTCGTGGGGGCCGACGGGCGCGTCGTCCTCGACCCGAGCCTGAGCGGCGACGGCGAGACCGCGGACGGCGCCGCGTCCGTCGCGCCGGTGCGCTCGCGCGGGGAACGCCTCGTGCTGCAACGCCACTGGGAGGAGGCCCGGGAGATCGAGATCCCCCAGGGCGTCGGCGGACACGGCGGCGGCGACGCATTCCTGCTGCGGCACCTCTTCGACCGCGTCACCGAGGACGAACTGGGACGGCCCGCCGGCTACGACGACGGCGTGCGCGCGATCTCGGTGGGCATCGCCGGGAACGAGTCGCTGCTGACCGGGCGTCCGGTCGCGACGATCGCGCCGTGA
- a CDS encoding PmoA family protein codes for MTTDHRPRPTGLALTHEVGSAIAVHLDGIDILRYTYRPDTVQRESPKPYLHPVRTAGGALVTLTRPHDHVWHTGIAWALPHVGDDNFWGGPTFTGTAYEQLANNGRSEHVAVTDARADPGEVRFAHTLAWITEDGRHLVGEERALTVRPAAGDWTLTFETRMRNVSGRDLSIGSPTTKGRENAGYGGLFWRGPRSFTGGTLHTPDGSGGEELRGTRHAWMGFTGLHDGTAAASSIVIVDDERNPAHPPQWFARTEEFAGLCPAPFFSEELPFGVGETLEFRYAVVVADGAAGDGRAAALAASGRDALERARSGRADHHDSAPTTAPAAPTRKDPHA; via the coding sequence GTGACCACCGACCACCGCCCCCGTCCGACCGGTCTCGCGCTGACGCACGAGGTCGGTTCGGCCATCGCCGTGCACCTCGACGGGATCGACATCCTGCGGTACACCTACCGTCCGGACACGGTCCAGCGCGAGTCGCCGAAGCCGTACCTCCATCCGGTGCGGACGGCCGGTGGCGCACTCGTGACGCTGACCCGACCGCACGACCACGTCTGGCACACCGGGATCGCCTGGGCCCTCCCGCACGTCGGCGACGACAACTTCTGGGGCGGCCCGACCTTCACCGGGACCGCCTACGAACAACTCGCGAACAACGGCCGCTCCGAGCACGTCGCGGTCACGGACGCCCGTGCCGACCCGGGCGAGGTGCGGTTCGCGCACACGCTCGCGTGGATCACGGAGGACGGTCGGCACCTCGTCGGCGAGGAGCGCGCACTCACCGTGCGACCGGCCGCCGGCGACTGGACGCTGACCTTCGAGACCCGGATGCGCAACGTCTCCGGCCGGGACCTGTCGATCGGATCGCCCACGACGAAGGGGCGGGAGAACGCCGGCTACGGCGGGCTCTTCTGGCGCGGCCCGCGATCCTTCACCGGCGGCACCCTCCACACCCCCGACGGGAGTGGCGGTGAGGAGCTCCGCGGCACCCGCCACGCGTGGATGGGGTTCACCGGCCTCCACGACGGTACGGCCGCGGCGTCGAGCATCGTCATCGTCGACGACGAGCGGAACCCCGCGCACCCACCGCAGTGGTTCGCGCGCACCGAGGAGTTCGCCGGTCTCTGCCCGGCCCCGTTCTTCAGTGAGGAACTGCCCTTCGGAGTCGGCGAGACCCTCGAGTTCCGCTACGCCGTCGTCGTCGCCGACGGTGCAGCCGGGGACGGCCGGGCCGCGGCGCTCGCCGCATCAGGTCGAGACGCGCTCGAACGGGCGCGTTCTGGCCGTGCCGATCACCACGACAGCGCGCCGACCACAGCGCCCGCCGCACCGACCCGGAAGGACCCACACGCATGA
- a CDS encoding ABC transporter substrate-binding protein, with the protein MSISKHGRAAGFIATGAVAALLLAGCSAGGDAATELSDEPVTLRFTWWGNDARTAATQEVIAAFEKEYPNITIEPQFTDWAGYWDKLATETAANDTPDIIQMDEKYIATYGDRGALLDLNTVTDQLDLGDFPKETLTSGTVNDSLYGVPSGITSYSFVVNPDLLASAGIEMPDDETWTWDDFTELSEQVSAAGGGSIYGFQPFGFEDGGLNNWARQHGDELYNDKGEVSIKPETLSSWWTYLLDLVNAGATPSPSAIIEKQAGGLAESFTATNSAAFAPWWNSQLTALTEASGSPLELLRVPTVDGGADGSAYYKPSMYWSASARTEHPAEAALFIDFLANSETAADSLLTERGVPANTKIREYITPKLAETDQAVVEFLDGLADDIGEPPTVTPAGGSAIEALVKQYTEQVLFGKNTPDQAAEGFIKDLKAAVAAG; encoded by the coding sequence ATGAGCATCAGCAAGCACGGCAGAGCCGCCGGCTTCATCGCGACGGGAGCCGTCGCAGCCCTCCTCCTCGCCGGCTGCAGCGCCGGGGGCGACGCCGCCACCGAACTGTCCGACGAGCCCGTCACCCTCCGCTTCACCTGGTGGGGCAACGACGCCCGCACGGCGGCCACCCAGGAGGTCATCGCGGCCTTCGAGAAGGAGTATCCGAACATCACCATCGAGCCGCAGTTCACGGACTGGGCCGGCTACTGGGACAAGCTCGCCACCGAGACGGCGGCGAACGACACCCCCGACATCATCCAGATGGACGAGAAGTACATCGCCACCTACGGCGACCGGGGCGCGCTCCTCGACCTGAACACGGTCACCGACCAGCTCGACCTCGGCGACTTCCCCAAGGAGACGCTGACGTCCGGCACGGTCAACGACTCGCTCTACGGCGTCCCCTCGGGCATCACGAGCTACTCCTTCGTCGTGAACCCCGACCTCCTCGCTTCGGCCGGCATCGAGATGCCCGACGACGAGACCTGGACGTGGGACGACTTCACCGAGCTGAGCGAGCAGGTCTCGGCAGCCGGTGGCGGATCGATCTACGGCTTCCAGCCCTTCGGCTTCGAGGACGGCGGCCTGAACAACTGGGCCCGTCAGCACGGCGACGAGCTGTACAACGACAAGGGCGAGGTGTCCATCAAGCCGGAGACCCTGTCCTCCTGGTGGACCTACCTCCTCGACCTCGTGAACGCGGGAGCGACGCCGTCGCCCTCCGCGATCATCGAGAAGCAGGCCGGTGGGCTCGCCGAGTCCTTCACCGCGACCAACTCGGCCGCGTTCGCCCCCTGGTGGAACAGCCAGCTGACGGCCCTGACCGAGGCGAGCGGTTCGCCGCTCGAGCTCCTGCGGGTGCCGACGGTGGACGGCGGCGCCGATGGTTCCGCCTACTACAAGCCGTCGATGTACTGGTCGGCGTCCGCCCGGACCGAGCACCCCGCCGAGGCGGCGCTGTTCATCGACTTCCTCGCCAACAGCGAGACCGCGGCCGACTCGCTCCTCACCGAGCGCGGCGTCCCGGCCAACACGAAGATCCGCGAATACATCACGCCGAAGCTGGCCGAGACCGACCAGGCGGTCGTCGAGTTCCTCGACGGGCTCGCCGACGACATCGGTGAGCCGCCGACCGTCACGCCCGCCGGTGGCAGCGCGATCGAGGCGCTCGTGAAGCAGTACACCGAGCAGGTCCTCTTCGGGAAGAACACGCCCGACCAGGCCGCCGAGGGGTTCATCAAGGACCTCAAGGCCGCCGTCGCAGCCGGCTGA
- a CDS encoding carbohydrate ABC transporter permease, translated as MTDTLTTRSITTDSKNRSREAKEAERQYRRARGWSPWKSVLKHIGLILVGFIMLYPVIWLVVSSLRPTEEIFRNPGIVLDSFEVSNYSEGWNTLSEPFHVFLLNSVLIVLGCIVGNLVSCSMAAYAFARLKFSGKRWWFAAMLMTLMLPIHVIIVPQYIMFSQLGFVNTYLPLILPKILATDAFFVFLMVQFIRGIPKELDEAARIDGCGHPRIFGVIILPLMVPALATTAIFTFIWTWNDFFSQLLYLTKPEMYTVPLALRAFMDAQSSTSWGPMFAMSVVSLLPIFLVFLFGQRFLLKGIATTGGK; from the coding sequence ATGACTGACACGCTGACCACACGGTCCATCACGACGGACAGCAAGAACCGCAGTCGCGAGGCCAAGGAGGCCGAACGCCAGTACCGCCGGGCTCGTGGGTGGTCGCCCTGGAAGTCGGTCCTGAAGCACATCGGCCTGATCCTCGTCGGCTTCATCATGCTCTACCCGGTGATCTGGCTCGTCGTCTCCTCGCTCCGCCCGACGGAGGAGATCTTCCGGAACCCCGGCATCGTCCTCGACAGCTTCGAGGTGAGCAACTACAGCGAGGGCTGGAACACCCTCTCCGAGCCGTTCCACGTGTTCCTGCTGAACTCCGTGCTCATCGTCCTCGGCTGCATCGTCGGCAACCTCGTGTCCTGCTCGATGGCCGCCTACGCCTTCGCCCGTCTGAAGTTCAGCGGCAAGCGCTGGTGGTTCGCGGCGATGCTCATGACGCTCATGCTGCCGATCCACGTCATCATCGTGCCGCAGTACATCATGTTCTCCCAGCTCGGCTTCGTGAACACGTACCTGCCGCTGATCCTGCCGAAGATCCTCGCCACCGACGCCTTCTTCGTCTTCCTCATGGTGCAGTTCATCCGCGGCATCCCGAAGGAACTCGACGAGGCGGCACGCATCGACGGCTGCGGCCACCCCCGCATCTTCGGGGTCATCATCCTGCCGCTCATGGTGCCGGCGCTCGCGACGACCGCCATCTTCACCTTCATCTGGACCTGGAACGACTTCTTCAGTCAGCTCCTGTACCTGACGAAACCGGAGATGTACACGGTGCCGCTCGCCCTCCGGGCGTTCATGGACGCGCAATCCTCCACCTCATGGGGGCCGATGTTCGCCATGAGTGTCGTCTCGCTCCTGCCGATCTTCCTCGTCTTCCTGTTCGGTCAGCGGTTCCTGTTGAAGGGCATCGCGACGACCGGCGGCAAGTGA
- a CDS encoding carbohydrate ABC transporter permease — protein sequence MSALGELRKLSAGKRPQTAAEKAFIKKDNRRDNKAAYLFLLPWLIGLAVITVGPMVASLALSFTKYNLLQAPKFIGLDNFIRMMGDERLHNSLGVTFVYVFVSVPLQLAAALALAALLDRGLRGLAIYRSVYYLPSLLGSSVAIAVLWKQVFGGEGLVNQFIAIFGIEGRSWIADPSTALSTLITLNVWTFGAPMVIFLAGLRQIPVMYHEAAQMDGATKWQRFTKITLPLLTPIIFFNLVLQIIHAFQAFTQAFIVSGGTGGPADSTLFYTLYLYNRGFSNFDMGYASAMAWFLLLIIGVFTAINFWASKYWVNYDD from the coding sequence GTGAGCGCGCTCGGCGAGCTCCGCAAGCTCAGCGCCGGCAAGCGCCCGCAGACGGCGGCCGAGAAGGCCTTCATCAAGAAGGACAACCGCCGCGACAACAAGGCCGCCTACCTGTTCCTCCTCCCGTGGCTCATCGGACTCGCCGTCATCACCGTCGGTCCGATGGTCGCCTCGCTCGCGCTGTCCTTCACGAAGTACAACCTGCTGCAGGCGCCGAAGTTCATCGGCCTCGACAACTTCATCCGCATGATGGGCGATGAGCGGCTCCACAACTCGCTCGGTGTCACGTTCGTGTACGTCTTCGTGTCGGTGCCGCTCCAGCTCGCCGCGGCACTGGCCCTGGCCGCCCTGCTCGACCGCGGTCTCCGTGGCCTCGCGATCTACCGGTCCGTGTACTACCTGCCGTCGCTCCTCGGCTCCTCCGTCGCCATCGCGGTGCTGTGGAAGCAGGTGTTCGGCGGCGAAGGCCTCGTGAACCAGTTCATCGCGATCTTCGGGATCGAGGGACGCAGCTGGATCGCCGACCCGTCGACCGCCCTCTCCACGCTCATCACGCTCAACGTGTGGACCTTCGGCGCACCGATGGTGATCTTCCTCGCCGGTCTCCGCCAGATCCCCGTCATGTACCACGAGGCGGCGCAGATGGACGGCGCGACGAAGTGGCAGCGCTTCACCAAGATCACCCTGCCGCTGCTCACCCCGATCATCTTCTTCAACCTCGTGCTGCAGATCATCCACGCGTTCCAGGCCTTCACGCAGGCCTTCATCGTGTCGGGCGGAACGGGCGGCCCGGCCGACTCGACGCTCTTCTACACGCTGTACCTCTACAACCGCGGCTTCTCGAACTTCGACATGGGCTACGCCTCGGCCATGGCCTGGTTCCTGCTCCTCATCATCGGAGTCTTCACCGCGATCAACTTCTGGGCCTCGAAATACTGGGTGAACTACGATGACTGA
- a CDS encoding Gfo/Idh/MocA family protein: protein MGYRQHLVRSLLAIQEQGGVQLSDGTRRQIELILVGRNQATLDELATRHGIEHTSTDLDAVLADPRWDIYADFLVTKARATALRKAIAAGKTIYTEKPTAETFEEALELARLAAEAGVKNGVVHDKLYLPGLRKLKRLIDSGFFGRILSVRGEFGYWVFEGDWQPAQRPSWNYRAEDGGGIVVDMFPHWSYVLENLFGRVESVYAKATTHIPERFDERGEAYAATADDAAYGVFELEGGVIAQLNSSWTVRVDRDELVQFQVDGTHGSAVAGLFGCKVQPRNVTPKPVWNPDLADDHDYAGDWQDVPTNDVFENGFKTQWEEFLLHVVEDGPYEYDLLAGARGVLLAELGLESSRTGRRLDLPEVTLGSAGDVAGADEELASLEASVAR from the coding sequence ATGGGCTACCGGCAGCACCTCGTGCGCTCGCTGCTGGCCATCCAGGAGCAGGGCGGTGTGCAGCTGTCCGACGGCACCCGACGCCAGATCGAGTTGATCCTCGTCGGCCGCAACCAGGCGACCCTCGACGAGCTCGCCACGCGTCATGGCATCGAGCACACCTCGACCGACCTCGACGCGGTCCTCGCCGATCCCCGCTGGGACATCTACGCCGACTTCCTCGTCACGAAGGCCCGCGCGACCGCGCTGCGCAAGGCGATCGCGGCCGGCAAGACCATCTACACCGAGAAGCCGACGGCGGAGACCTTCGAGGAGGCGCTGGAACTCGCACGCCTCGCCGCCGAGGCGGGCGTGAAGAACGGCGTCGTGCACGACAAGCTCTACCTGCCGGGGCTGCGCAAGCTCAAGCGCCTCATCGACTCGGGCTTCTTCGGTCGGATCCTCTCCGTCCGTGGCGAGTTCGGCTACTGGGTGTTCGAGGGCGACTGGCAGCCGGCGCAGCGCCCGAGCTGGAACTACCGGGCCGAGGACGGCGGCGGCATCGTCGTCGACATGTTCCCGCACTGGAGCTACGTGCTCGAGAACCTCTTCGGTCGGGTCGAGTCGGTGTATGCGAAGGCGACGACGCACATCCCCGAGCGCTTCGACGAGCGGGGCGAGGCCTATGCGGCCACCGCCGACGACGCCGCCTACGGGGTCTTCGAGCTCGAGGGCGGCGTGATCGCCCAGCTCAACTCCAGCTGGACGGTGCGCGTCGACCGCGACGAGCTCGTGCAGTTCCAGGTCGACGGCACGCATGGCTCCGCCGTCGCCGGCCTCTTCGGCTGCAAGGTGCAGCCGCGGAACGTCACCCCGAAGCCGGTGTGGAACCCCGACCTCGCCGACGACCACGACTACGCGGGCGACTGGCAGGACGTGCCGACGAACGACGTGTTCGAGAACGGGTTCAAGACGCAGTGGGAGGAGTTCCTCCTCCACGTCGTCGAGGACGGCCCCTACGAGTACGACCTGCTCGCCGGCGCGCGCGGCGTCCTGCTCGCGGAGCTCGGCCTCGAGAGCTCGCGCACCGGTCGCCGCCTCGACCTGCCCGAGGTGACGCTCGGAAGCGCGGGCGACGTCGCCGGCGCGGACGAGGAGCTGGCGTCGCTCGAGGCCTCGGTCGCACGATGA